A window of Xiphophorus hellerii strain 12219 chromosome 19, Xiphophorus_hellerii-4.1, whole genome shotgun sequence contains these coding sequences:
- the LOC116709149 gene encoding rab GTPase-activating protein 1-like, with the protein MFLAFTVLNLGLYAEALGLLGSVWVGAAQADGNPGAMMQEVSMVTAYDANAIEQMSEEEILAYLVADTEPTFNVPTKKVKLGESLLQIMDDDPVDKYLKENRQLQQASLRLEQENDSLAHRLITSKVALRNCLDEAEDRVDELTKDLLKIQHRLQATEDEKRGKEEEAAMLKEVFRRELETAEQEIKKSSGIISDYKQICSQLTSRLERQEVTHREELDALKSTVEACSQCRHVAESIPAGHSAATPVHVETEPGGQESGESPQQEDGNRKDQEKESLKAQIRELEKELAQTKLQVVEANCKIQELEHQKGVLANDLQEAKNNWISKAFTSLRTSAGGHHSIGMHRKGLPMWNLHSSSLSGWTPKKLSRPHKDNTKNV; encoded by the exons ATGTTCTTGGCTTTTACGGTTTTGAATCTTGGGCTCTACGCAGAAGCGTTGGGACTGTTGGGGTCTGTTTGGGTGGGAGCAGCCCAAGCCGACGGAAATCCGGGCGCGATGATGCAGGAGGTGTCCATGGTGACGGCCTACGATGCCAACGCTATAGAGCAGATGAGTGAAGAGGAGATCCTCGCCTATCTGGTTGCTGACACTGAGCCTACGTTCAAT GTCCCCACAAAGAAAGTGAAACTCGGGGAAAGTCTGCTTCAGATCATGGACGATGACCCTGTGGACAAATACTTG aaagaaaaccGGCAGCTCCAGCAGGCCAGCCTTCGCTTGGAGCAGGAAAACGATAGCTTGGCCCACAGACTAATCACCAGCAAGGTTGCTTTGAGGAATTGTCTAGATGAG GCAGAAGACAGAGTAGACGAGCTAACCAAAGACCTTCTTAAGATCCAACATCGACTGCAGGCAACTGAAGACGAGAAAAGAGGCAAAGAGGAAGAAGCTGCCATG CTGAAGGAAGTGTTTCGGAGAGAGCTGGAGACGGCTGAGCAGGAGATAAAAAAATCGTCCGGTATCATCTCCGACTACAAACAG ATCTGCTCTCAGCTGACGTCGCGTCTGGAGAGGCAGGAAGTCACCCACAGAGAGGAGTTGGATGCACTCAAG AGCACGGTAGAGGCTTGCTCCCAGTGTCGACACGTTGCGGAATCGATCCCCGCAGGCCACAGCGCCGCCACACCAGTGCATGTGGAGACCGAACCGGGCGGGCAGGAGTCCGGCGAAAGCCCCCAACAGGAAGACGGGAACAGGAAGGACCAGGAGAAGGAGTCTCTGAAGGCCCAGATCagagagctggagaaggagcTGGCCCAGACCAAGCTGCAGGTGGTGGAGGCCAACTGCAAGATTCAG GAGCTGGAGCACCAGAAGGGAGTCCTAGCCAACGATCTCCAGGAAGCAAAAAACAACTGGATCAGCAAGGCCTTCACGTCGCTGCGGACCTCCGCGGGGGGACACCACAGCATCGGCATGCACAGAAAGGGCCTCCCCATGTGGAACCTCCACAGCTCCTCCCTCTCAGGATGGACTCCCAAGAAGCTGTCACGGCCTCACAAAGACAATACAAAAAACGTTTGA
- the ebi3 gene encoding interleukin-27 subunit beta: MAGTVCITTIILIFGVGSQALDLLKATSVLGDPPSTPNVHCWCSSYPNVTFCSWPEPLPSHPTQYIATYSERDSNADPKTCHLVPPGSSSSLTTEPPSSLSEQLWHCHLPNLKLLTEYILNITAVHSGGSSFHLTSFMLEDIVKPDPPVDVRVSPLTTKNLLVEWSPPPTWTSTDIFPLKYQLLYQWEIRGRPKFINLGPFEKTKAELRGLIPGRTYQFQVCAKEMLGLGQCSDWSSPIKITIPTTKL, translated from the exons ATGGCTGGGACTGTGTGTATCACAACTATCATCCTCATTTTTGGTGTTGGAAGTCAAGCTCTGGATCTTCTCAAAGCAACTTCAGTTTTAGGAG ATCCTCCTTCCACTCCCAACGTGCACTGCTGGTGTTCCAGCTACCCCAACGTGACGTTTTGCTCCTGGCCAGAACCTTTGCCCTCCCATCCAACACAGTACATCGCCACCTACAG TGAGCGAGACAGTAACGCTGACCCAAAGACGTGCCACCTGGTCCCACCCGGCTCTTCATCCTCTCTGACCACAGAACCTCCGTCTTCACTGTCTGAGCAG CTCTGGCACTGTCACTTGCCCAACCTGAAACTTCTCACTGAATACATTCTCAACATCACAGCAGTTCATTCTGGGGGAAGCAGCTTTCATCTAACAAGTTTCATGCTGGAGGATATTG TGAAACCAGATCCTCCTGTAGATGTCCGGGTTTCCCCTCTTACTACCAAAAACCTGCTGGTGGAGTGGTCTCCTCCTCCCACCTGGACAAGCACAGACATCTTCCCTCTGAAGTACCAGCTACTGTACCAGTGGGAAATTAGGGGCAGACCAAAGTTTATCAAC ctggGTCCGTTTGAGAAAACCAAGGCCGAGCTGAGGGGGTTGATCCCAGGGAGGACCTACCAGTTCCAGGTGTGTGCTAAGGAAATGCTGGGCCTGGGGCAGTGCAGCGACTGGAGTTCACCTATAAAAATCACAATACCAACAACAAAACTATAG
- the LOC116709469 gene encoding protein FAM163A-like, with product MSAGTIVITGGILAGVILLCIVAVLCYCRLQYYCCKKNESEADVGSVAGADPLSHFPCNACNALAMDGTDITPVSLDQLDSGSHHSPCPSCSPYPVRSGLTDDMRNGGERLGFYYENPSVSLPLPVNHPTSSPLSYYNPTDAFPPPPRPYSTDV from the exons ATGTCAGCGGGAACTATCGTGATAACCGGAGGAATTCTTGCTGGGGTGATACTGCTGTGCATCGTAGCAGTTCTCTGTTACTGTAGACTCCAG TATTACTGCTGTAAGAAGAACGAGTCCGAGGCGGACGTGGGCTCGGTGGCGGGAGCAGATCCTCTGTCTCACTTCCCCTGCAACGCCTGCAACGCCCTGGCCATGGACGGGACCGACATCACGCCCGTCTCCCTGGACCAGCTGGACTCGGGTTCGCACCACAGCCCCTGCCCCTCGTGTTCGCCGTACCCCGTCCGCTCTGGACTCACAGACGACATGCGTAACGGAGGGGAGCGGCTGGGCTTCTACTACGAAAACCCGTCAGTGTCTCTTCCTTTGCCTGTCAACCACCCGACTTCGTCCCCTCTGAGCTACTACAACCCCACGGACGCTTTCCCTCCCCCGCCGCGCCCCTACAGCACCGACGTCTGA
- the odf3l2a gene encoding outer dense fiber protein 3-like protein 2a isoform X1, which produces MGMIRSNAAGATACRARRRQRRSELEAVASLSPLSSFLLHLHSRPHLSGPGPARYALPPTVGYVNHDFTKPSSPAYSFHGRMSTAMISVDSSPGPRYYIGDKLTRFGRTETPSYSMSGRGRRIGKRDEPFQTPGPGAYSPERAPPLNAQRRPPSYTIAERTRYRSVDPVPAPNSYTLPGLLGPQVPNKPASASYSFSGRRTAGAPSEDLSKTPGPGQYRSTDPDVYRQRQPSFTMQRRTKRLSQPSAAPGPGTYSPEKTYGHLHKSPSFSMGIRHSEFVTPLVVHVAD; this is translated from the exons ATGGGAATGATCAGAAGCAATGCAGCCGGAGCCACAGCGTGCCGGGCGCGGAGGCGGCAGCGACGCTCGGAGCTGGAAGCCGTCGCATCACTTTCACCACTCTCCTCTTTCCTCCTCCACCTTCACTCCCGACCCCACCTGTCAGGACCGGGCCCCGCGCGTTACGCTCTGCCCCCTACAGTCGGATACGTTAACCATGACTTCACCAAGCCCAGCAGCCCTGCGTACTCCTTCCACGGCCGCATGAGCACTGCCA tgATATCTGTTGACTCCAGCCCTGGACCGAGGTACTACATCGGGGACAAGCTCACCCGGTTTGGTCGGACAGAGACACCGTCCTACTCCATGTCAGGAAGAGGCAGACGAATTGGGAAGAGAG ACGAGCCGTTCCAGACTCCCGGTCCGGGGGCCTACAGCCCAGAGCGGGCGCCGCCTCTGAACGCTCAGCGCAGGCCTCCGTCCTACACGATCGCCGAGCGGACCAGGTACCGCTCTGTGGATCCTGTTCCAGCGCCAAACAG CTACACTCTTCCTGGACTGCTGGGTCCCCAAGTCCCCAATAAACCTGCCAGCGCCAGCTACAGCTTCTCAGGCCGGAGGACAGCCGGCGCTCCGTCCGAGGATCTCTCCAAAACACCGGGACCGGGGCAGTACAGAAGCACCGACCCGGACGTCTACAGGCAGCGACAGCCTTCCTTCACCATGCAGCGCCGGACCAAGAGGCTCAGCCAGCCCTCTGCCGCTCCGGGTCCGGGAACGTACAGCCCAGAGAAGACCTACGGGCATCTCCACAAGTCCCCGTCCTTCAGCATGGGCATCAGGCACTCTGAGTTTGTTACCCCGCTGGTGGTGCATGTGGCCGATTGA
- the odf3l2a gene encoding outer dense fiber protein 3-like protein 2a isoform X2 gives MEEVVRKRPIISARERGPGPARYALPPTVGYVNHDFTKPSSPAYSFHGRMSTAMISVDSSPGPRYYIGDKLTRFGRTETPSYSMSGRGRRIGKRDEPFQTPGPGAYSPERAPPLNAQRRPPSYTIAERTRYRSVDPVPAPNSYTLPGLLGPQVPNKPASASYSFSGRRTAGAPSEDLSKTPGPGQYRSTDPDVYRQRQPSFTMQRRTKRLSQPSAAPGPGTYSPEKTYGHLHKSPSFSMGIRHSEFVTPLVVHVAD, from the exons ATGGAGGAGGTGGTGAGGAAGCGACCAATAATCTCCGCCAGGGAAAGAG GACCGGGCCCCGCGCGTTACGCTCTGCCCCCTACAGTCGGATACGTTAACCATGACTTCACCAAGCCCAGCAGCCCTGCGTACTCCTTCCACGGCCGCATGAGCACTGCCA tgATATCTGTTGACTCCAGCCCTGGACCGAGGTACTACATCGGGGACAAGCTCACCCGGTTTGGTCGGACAGAGACACCGTCCTACTCCATGTCAGGAAGAGGCAGACGAATTGGGAAGAGAG ACGAGCCGTTCCAGACTCCCGGTCCGGGGGCCTACAGCCCAGAGCGGGCGCCGCCTCTGAACGCTCAGCGCAGGCCTCCGTCCTACACGATCGCCGAGCGGACCAGGTACCGCTCTGTGGATCCTGTTCCAGCGCCAAACAG CTACACTCTTCCTGGACTGCTGGGTCCCCAAGTCCCCAATAAACCTGCCAGCGCCAGCTACAGCTTCTCAGGCCGGAGGACAGCCGGCGCTCCGTCCGAGGATCTCTCCAAAACACCGGGACCGGGGCAGTACAGAAGCACCGACCCGGACGTCTACAGGCAGCGACAGCCTTCCTTCACCATGCAGCGCCGGACCAAGAGGCTCAGCCAGCCCTCTGCCGCTCCGGGTCCGGGAACGTACAGCCCAGAGAAGACCTACGGGCATCTCCACAAGTCCCCGTCCTTCAGCATGGGCATCAGGCACTCTGAGTTTGTTACCCCGCTGGTGGTGCATGTGGCCGATTGA